From Pelagicoccus sp. SDUM812003, a single genomic window includes:
- a CDS encoding TlpA family protein disulfide reductase: MLTAKRLLTFFATALIVAISPAIEADEFVGKQGPKIQVEKWLSEQPDLENKYVVIDFWATWCGPCVRSIPHMNELSKELGEDFVVMALSNEDEATVRGFKRANINYPSAIDTEARLMKHFKVRAIPHAVVMNPQGTVIWTGHPATLTAETLKGLAKS; the protein is encoded by the coding sequence ATGCTCACCGCAAAACGACTACTCACCTTCTTCGCCACCGCCCTTATCGTCGCGATCTCGCCCGCCATCGAAGCGGACGAATTCGTCGGAAAACAAGGCCCTAAAATCCAAGTCGAAAAATGGCTCTCGGAGCAGCCCGATCTGGAAAACAAATACGTGGTGATCGACTTCTGGGCCACCTGGTGCGGCCCCTGCGTTAGAAGCATCCCGCACATGAACGAGCTGAGCAAAGAGCTGGGCGAGGATTTCGTGGTCATGGCCCTGTCAAACGAAGACGAAGCCACCGTGCGCGGCTTCAAGCGAGCCAACATAAACTACCCGAGCGCCATCGACACCGAAGCCCGTTTGATGAAACATTTCAAAGTTCGCGCCATTCCCCACGCCGTGGTGATGAACCCCCAAGGCACCGTCATCTGGACCGGCCACCCAGCCACCCTCACCGCGGAAACGCTGAAAGGTCTCGCCAAGAGCTAA
- a CDS encoding TetR/AcrR family transcriptional regulator: MNRNCSESKKDQIIDVAAKLFFCQGYNATGIKQIIDEAGIAKGTFYCHFKSKEELGLAWLKRRHNDWSRWRQEEIARPGTTPKEQLLALFTSLEEWMRKSDFRGCPFINTLTETPDADSPMRAEIKNHKQGMVDFILQRVEQIFPEKDPEEQLHLSRIVFLLFEAAMIESQNFREFWPIDTARKQVAQAIGATLH, encoded by the coding sequence ATGAACCGCAACTGTAGCGAAAGTAAAAAAGATCAGATCATCGACGTCGCCGCCAAACTCTTCTTTTGCCAAGGGTACAACGCCACCGGCATCAAGCAGATCATCGACGAAGCTGGCATCGCCAAAGGCACCTTCTACTGTCACTTCAAATCGAAGGAGGAGCTTGGCTTGGCCTGGCTGAAGCGGCGTCACAACGACTGGTCGCGCTGGCGCCAGGAGGAGATCGCTCGCCCCGGCACCACGCCAAAAGAGCAACTGCTGGCGCTCTTCACCTCTCTCGAAGAGTGGATGCGCAAATCCGATTTTCGCGGCTGCCCGTTCATCAACACTCTAACGGAAACGCCTGACGCGGACAGCCCCATGCGAGCGGAAATCAAGAACCACAAGCAGGGCATGGTGGACTTCATCCTCCAGCGCGTGGAGCAGATCTTCCCGGAGAAGGACCCCGAAGAGCAGCTCCACCTCTCGCGCATCGTGTTTCTGCTCTTCGAAGCAGCCATGATCGAGAGCCAAAATTTCCGCGAATTCTGGCCCATCGACACCGCCCGAAAGCAGGTCGCTCAGGCCATCGGCGCCACCTTGCATTGA
- a CDS encoding EamA family transporter yields the protein MGEEEKASRVWIVVAFATLYVIWGSTYLAIKVAIETMPPFLMATARFVLAGAVLYAIARLTGARRPSRENWKHAAIVGSMLMAGGNGVVSLAERWIDSGLAALIIGSSPILMTLFGWWANLERRPDLGVWASLLGGFTGVAFLVASSSGVESEGGLLGSLLVVLAMISWTLGCVFSKRHPQRINLWLQSGMQMFCGGLTCLLIGALLGEFDGFYVSEISMRSWMAFGYLIVFGSFAGFTSYVYVLKHCAPSAVASHAYVNPAVAVFLGWLILGETMSASGIAGSILILASVYALLKRKAKEAPVERLATSPERSEI from the coding sequence ATGGGAGAGGAAGAAAAAGCGAGTCGGGTGTGGATCGTGGTGGCGTTCGCAACGCTTTACGTAATCTGGGGCTCGACCTACCTGGCGATCAAGGTGGCGATCGAAACCATGCCGCCCTTCCTCATGGCGACGGCTCGCTTCGTTTTGGCCGGAGCGGTGCTCTACGCGATCGCGCGGCTCACCGGGGCCCGCCGACCGAGTCGTGAAAACTGGAAGCACGCCGCGATCGTGGGTTCGATGCTGATGGCGGGAGGAAACGGCGTGGTCAGTCTCGCCGAACGCTGGATCGACTCGGGCTTGGCGGCGCTGATCATTGGTAGCAGCCCCATTCTGATGACACTGTTCGGCTGGTGGGCGAATCTGGAGAGACGCCCTGATCTTGGCGTTTGGGCCAGCTTGCTGGGTGGATTTACAGGCGTGGCGTTTCTGGTGGCCTCCAGTTCTGGCGTGGAATCGGAGGGCGGCTTGTTAGGCTCTCTGCTCGTGGTGCTCGCTATGATCTCGTGGACTTTGGGCTGCGTTTTTTCAAAGCGCCATCCGCAACGGATCAACCTTTGGCTGCAATCGGGCATGCAGATGTTTTGCGGCGGGCTGACCTGCTTGCTGATCGGGGCGCTCCTGGGCGAGTTTGACGGATTTTATGTATCCGAAATTTCGATGCGCTCGTGGATGGCGTTCGGCTACTTGATCGTGTTCGGCTCCTTTGCCGGGTTCACTTCCTACGTTTATGTATTGAAGCACTGCGCTCCATCTGCGGTGGCCTCGCACGCTTACGTCAACCCAGCGGTGGCGGTTTTCCTTGGCTGGCTGATTCTGGGAGAGACCATGAGCGCTAGCGGCATCGCTGGCTCGATCCTTATTTTAGCTTCGGTTTACGCCTTGCTGAAACGCAAGGCGAAGGAAGCCCCTGTCGAACGGCTGGCGACGTCACCTGAGCGGAGTGAAATATGA
- a CDS encoding phosphoribosyltransferase gives MSYERHFEYPLSASSRLTGSLALGDLETGQRCYREGRLSVDGGRSLPISLTHSPATERLMYGGEVECIEHLRTSLREMGVELPGSGGRWLPGPLLLGSERTRVTQAGVLDCMRSPAFEEALANRQEGEVVVLPVLREGMKYGLQEAVCDVLGAHCDEVVVDAHHVPDESVPYLGRRMELSVFKDADLTLAQREKVKVAILGDSVASGTVIIGLIEVIKQRFPNVERIELVAPLAAVYGLARIAAFGNEAVPLRAHVFESLLNALPPEYYFSPFFPEEEMHMAKRAYSNYRDWWGVDKAGKPIAETACAGYGWSEAFFNPRKQIAMIDEQLRERHGMGLAEVLGRY, from the coding sequence ATGAGTTACGAGCGACACTTCGAGTATCCGCTTTCAGCGAGCAGCCGACTGACGGGAAGTCTCGCCTTAGGCGATCTGGAGACAGGCCAACGCTGCTATCGGGAGGGGCGGTTGTCAGTGGACGGCGGACGCTCGTTGCCAATCTCGCTGACCCATAGCCCGGCGACGGAGCGGCTGATGTACGGGGGCGAGGTCGAATGTATCGAACATTTGAGGACGTCGCTTCGGGAGATGGGAGTTGAGCTGCCTGGATCGGGGGGTCGCTGGCTGCCCGGGCCGTTGCTCTTGGGGAGCGAACGGACTCGGGTGACGCAGGCGGGCGTGCTGGATTGCATGCGCTCGCCGGCCTTCGAGGAGGCTCTAGCGAACCGTCAGGAGGGCGAGGTCGTGGTCCTGCCTGTCCTGCGCGAGGGCATGAAGTACGGGCTGCAGGAAGCGGTGTGCGACGTTTTGGGGGCGCATTGCGACGAAGTAGTAGTCGATGCTCATCATGTGCCGGACGAGTCGGTGCCATATCTGGGACGTCGAATGGAGTTGAGCGTCTTCAAGGATGCGGACCTGACGCTGGCTCAGCGCGAGAAGGTGAAGGTGGCCATTCTTGGCGACAGCGTGGCCAGCGGCACGGTGATCATTGGCTTGATCGAGGTGATCAAGCAGCGCTTTCCCAATGTGGAGCGGATCGAACTGGTGGCTCCGTTGGCGGCCGTGTATGGGCTGGCCCGCATCGCGGCCTTTGGGAACGAAGCGGTGCCGCTGCGGGCCCATGTGTTCGAGTCGCTGCTCAACGCATTGCCGCCGGAATACTATTTTTCGCCGTTCTTTCCTGAGGAGGAAATGCACATGGCGAAGAGGGCGTATTCAAACTATCGCGACTGGTGGGGTGTGGACAAGGCAGGGAAGCCCATCGCTGAAACGGCGTGCGCGGGCTACGGCTGGTCGGAAGCGTTTTTCAACCCGCGCAAGCAGATCGCTATGATCGACGAACAGCTGCGGGAGCGACATGGGATGGGGCTGGCTGAGGTTTTGGGGCGATACTAA
- a CDS encoding ferredoxin, with amino-acid sequence MLTIKHKRRDCIGCAFCAEVAPNYWKMDEEGLAQLHQIVDTDDPFEIGQGFEEDREALKEAADHCPVSIIRIEG; translated from the coding sequence ATGCTCACCATCAAACACAAGCGACGCGACTGCATTGGCTGCGCCTTCTGCGCCGAGGTCGCTCCCAACTACTGGAAGATGGACGAAGAAGGGCTCGCCCAGCTGCACCAGATTGTGGATACGGACGATCCTTTCGAGATCGGCCAAGGCTTCGAGGAAGATCGCGAAGCCCTCAAGGAAGCTGCCGACCACTGCCCAGTCTCCATCATCCGCATCGAAGGCTAA
- a CDS encoding peptidase U32 family protein — translation MSSQSIANEPQTSSEPKAAQTPRPVELLAPAGCYASLQAAIDAGADSVYFGLAQLNMRARSRRSFHLKDLEEIMSRCHDAGVRGYLTLNTLLYDHDLKLCFALLEEAAKQKVDAVIASDMACILKARELGLEVHLSTQLSVSNYQSFKFYAQFCDRIVLARELNLSMIRKIHQQIQADDLRGPSGRPVEIEAFAHGALCIAVSGRCGMSLYTDNASANRGACTQNCRKEYKVIDQESGKELMVDNNFIMSPNDICTIDFLDQVLEAGVHTLKLEGRGRAPEYVATVVAAYRKGIDAIQASTFTPELVSELQQDLEKVYNRGLSSGYYLGREQGWSAAYGNKSTRQKIQAGRVTHYYAKIGVAEITATGPIKSGQEFLIIGDTSGVVSGTLPELRLDDSTTVDEVKSGQVFSIKVDAKVRQNDKFFLHLSHAGSARI, via the coding sequence ATGAGCAGCCAGAGCATCGCCAACGAGCCACAAACCTCCTCCGAGCCCAAAGCCGCCCAGACGCCCCGCCCCGTCGAGCTACTGGCACCGGCCGGCTGCTACGCCTCTCTGCAAGCCGCCATCGACGCGGGAGCGGACTCGGTCTACTTCGGCCTGGCCCAGCTCAACATGCGGGCCCGTTCGCGACGCTCCTTTCACCTCAAGGACCTTGAGGAGATCATGTCCCGCTGCCACGATGCCGGCGTCCGCGGCTACCTCACCCTCAATACCCTTCTCTACGATCACGACTTGAAGCTCTGCTTCGCCCTGCTGGAGGAAGCGGCCAAACAAAAGGTCGACGCGGTCATCGCCTCCGACATGGCCTGCATCCTGAAAGCTCGCGAGCTCGGGCTGGAGGTTCACCTTTCCACCCAGCTATCCGTATCCAACTACCAGTCCTTCAAATTCTACGCCCAGTTCTGCGACCGCATCGTGCTGGCCCGAGAGCTCAATCTCTCCATGATCCGCAAGATCCACCAGCAGATCCAAGCCGACGATCTACGCGGCCCATCCGGGCGTCCGGTGGAAATCGAAGCCTTCGCCCACGGCGCCCTTTGCATAGCGGTCTCCGGCCGCTGCGGCATGTCGCTCTACACCGACAACGCCTCCGCCAACCGCGGGGCTTGCACCCAAAACTGTCGCAAGGAATATAAGGTCATCGATCAAGAATCCGGCAAGGAACTGATGGTGGACAACAACTTCATCATGTCGCCAAACGACATCTGCACCATCGACTTTCTCGACCAAGTCCTCGAAGCCGGTGTGCACACCCTGAAACTCGAAGGCCGCGGACGGGCCCCGGAATACGTCGCCACCGTCGTCGCCGCCTACCGCAAAGGCATCGACGCCATTCAAGCCTCCACCTTCACTCCCGAGCTGGTTTCTGAGCTCCAGCAGGATCTGGAGAAAGTCTACAACCGCGGCCTCTCCTCCGGCTACTACCTCGGACGCGAGCAAGGCTGGTCCGCCGCCTACGGCAACAAGTCCACCCGCCAGAAAATCCAAGCCGGCCGCGTGACCCACTACTACGCCAAAATCGGCGTAGCGGAAATCACCGCCACCGGCCCCATCAAATCCGGCCAGGAATTCCTCATCATCGGCGACACCTCCGGCGTGGTCTCCGGCACCCTTCCCGAGTTGCGTCTCGACGATTCAACTACAGTGGACGAAGTCAAATCCGGCCAAGTCTTCTCAATCAAAGTCGACGCCAAGGTCCGCCAAAACGACAAGTTCTTCCTCCACCTCAGCCATGCGGGCTCCGCCCGCATTTGA
- a CDS encoding 2-dehydropantoate 2-reductase: protein MHTIALIGPGAIGGTLASLLLENPDNQVTLCVRTPIDCLSITHQSETKSFSPTIATSPDALAPVDWIILATKTYQVPQAAAWLPALTGPETQLAVVQNGVEHLDNLQPSFPPERTLPVIIDCPAERPAPGKFIRHGDVFMSAPNVPAAEAFSQLFNHPAVTIDITCDWTTAAWKKLCINAAGAISALVDQPANVAAKPEAAAIMRSLIAECVAVGRAEGAELDEASIAEQVIASAAAAPPGAMNSLHADLAAKRPMEWQARNGVIARLGQKHGIPTPCNQMAAQLLSLLEQTYTA from the coding sequence ATGCACACCATCGCCCTCATCGGTCCTGGAGCCATCGGCGGCACCCTCGCCAGCCTCCTGCTCGAAAATCCCGACAACCAAGTCACCCTCTGCGTCCGCACTCCCATCGATTGCCTCTCCATCACCCATCAAAGCGAAACCAAATCCTTCTCTCCCACCATCGCCACCAGCCCCGACGCCCTTGCCCCCGTCGACTGGATCATCCTCGCCACCAAAACCTACCAAGTTCCCCAAGCAGCCGCCTGGCTGCCCGCCCTCACCGGCCCGGAAACACAACTCGCCGTAGTGCAAAACGGCGTCGAGCACCTCGACAACCTCCAGCCTTCCTTCCCTCCCGAACGCACCTTGCCCGTCATCATCGATTGCCCCGCCGAGCGCCCCGCTCCGGGTAAGTTCATTCGCCACGGCGACGTTTTCATGAGCGCCCCCAACGTCCCAGCCGCCGAAGCATTCTCCCAGCTTTTCAATCACCCCGCCGTCACCATCGACATCACCTGCGACTGGACCACCGCAGCCTGGAAAAAGCTTTGCATCAACGCCGCCGGAGCCATTTCCGCCCTCGTCGACCAGCCGGCAAACGTCGCCGCGAAACCGGAAGCGGCCGCCATCATGCGCTCCCTCATCGCCGAATGCGTCGCCGTCGGCCGGGCCGAAGGAGCCGAACTCGATGAGGCTAGCATCGCGGAACAGGTCATCGCCTCCGCCGCAGCCGCTCCGCCCGGAGCGATGAACTCTCTGCACGCCGACCTCGCCGCCAAGCGACCCATGGAATGGCAAGCCCGCAACGGGGTCATCGCCCGACTCGGGCAAAAACACGGCATCCCCACCCCCTGCAACCAAATGGCCGCCCAGCTCCTCAGCCTGCTCGAACAAACCTACACCGCTTAG
- a CDS encoding histidine triad nucleotide-binding protein: MEKTIFQKIIDREIPGKIEYEDDQCIAIHDIDPKAPTHLLLIPKKLIPRIGEATPDDAELLGHMMLVVGQLAKKLDWSDGFRTVINHGPHGGEAVPHLHIHLLAGRQMAWPPG, translated from the coding sequence ATGGAAAAAACCATCTTCCAAAAAATCATCGACCGCGAGATCCCGGGCAAAATCGAGTACGAGGACGACCAATGCATCGCCATCCACGATATTGATCCCAAGGCCCCCACGCACCTTCTGCTCATTCCTAAAAAGCTCATACCCCGCATCGGCGAAGCCACTCCCGACGACGCCGAGCTGCTCGGCCACATGATGCTGGTCGTCGGCCAACTCGCCAAGAAGCTCGACTGGTCCGACGGTTTCCGAACGGTCATCAATCACGGCCCCCACGGCGGCGAAGCCGTTCCCCATCTGCACATCCATCTGCTCGCCGGCCGCCAAATGGCCTGGCCCCCCGGCTGA
- the nrdR gene encoding transcriptional regulator NrdR has product MRCPRCASSADKVIDSRVSKDGSTIRRRRECLDCGHRYSTTEQILRECLYVTKRDGRREDFDKAKIIYSLRRACQKRPVDAEQINILVEDMIDALEAEHGMEIPSNAIGEKVMENLKSIDPIAYIRFASVYKDFKNLDEFLDEISDLNTPKIL; this is encoded by the coding sequence ATGCGGTGTCCCAGATGCGCATCCTCCGCCGACAAGGTCATCGACTCGCGCGTCAGCAAAGACGGCTCGACCATCCGTCGACGGCGCGAATGCCTCGATTGCGGCCACCGCTATTCCACCACCGAGCAGATCCTGCGCGAGTGCCTCTACGTGACCAAGCGTGACGGACGCCGCGAAGATTTCGACAAAGCAAAAATCATCTACTCGCTGCGCCGCGCTTGCCAAAAGCGACCCGTCGACGCGGAACAGATCAACATCCTGGTCGAGGACATGATCGACGCCCTCGAGGCCGAGCACGGCATGGAAATCCCTTCCAACGCCATCGGCGAGAAAGTCATGGAAAACCTCAAGTCCATCGACCCCATCGCCTACATCCGCTTCGCCTCCGTTTACAAGGACTTCAAAAACCTCGACGAATTCCTCGACGAAATCTCCGACCTCAACACCCCCAAAATCCTGTAG
- a CDS encoding aminodeoxychorismate/anthranilate synthase component II — MLLVIDNYDSFTFNLVQYFGTLGVEQRVYRNDKITPEEALALNPERVLISPGPCSPSEAGASIAIIDAFAGKVPIFGVCLGHQSIGQHFGGKVVRADRLMHGKTSPIKHHGEDLFRGIPQDIKTTRYHSLLVERESFPDCLEITAETAEGEIMGLRHRELPIWGVQFHPESIATENGMDILKNFLTL; from the coding sequence ATGCTGCTTGTCATCGACAACTACGACTCCTTCACCTTCAACCTCGTCCAGTACTTCGGTACCCTCGGCGTCGAGCAGCGCGTCTATCGAAACGACAAGATCACCCCGGAAGAAGCCCTCGCTCTCAATCCCGAGCGCGTGCTGATCTCCCCCGGTCCCTGCTCGCCCAGCGAAGCAGGCGCCTCCATCGCCATCATCGACGCCTTCGCAGGCAAGGTTCCCATCTTCGGCGTCTGCCTCGGCCACCAGTCCATCGGCCAGCACTTCGGAGGAAAAGTAGTGCGTGCCGATCGCCTCATGCACGGCAAGACCTCGCCCATCAAGCACCATGGCGAAGACCTCTTCCGCGGCATCCCGCAGGACATAAAAACCACCCGCTACCACTCGCTGCTGGTCGAGCGCGAGAGCTTTCCCGACTGCCTGGAAATCACCGCCGAAACCGCCGAAGGCGAGATCATGGGCCTGCGCCACCGCGAGCTTCCCATCTGGGGCGTGCAATTTCATCCCGAGTCCATCGCCACTGAAAACGGGATGGATATTCTCAAAAACTTTCTTACTCTCTGA
- the tgt gene encoding tRNA guanosine(34) transglycosylase Tgt: protein MSEHFELLKTDEQTDARRGRLKTLHGTIETPIFMPVGTQATVKGLTPTQIREEVGAQIILGNTYHLNLRPGSELIREAGGLHRFMGWDGPILTDSGGFQAFSLAKLSKLTDEGVAFQSHLDGAKVFLGPKEVMSIQANLGSDIAMVIDECPPYPCPKDACEKAIERTTRWAKACKQIASDNGFLESGHHVFAIAQGSEYEDLRRRSAEELAELDFPGYAIGGVSVGEPEPEMIKQVRATAPFLPADKPRYTMGLGTPPQMLKMIAAGVDMFDCVLPSRVARNGAFFTPDGMMTVRNARFAKDLGPLVEGMDNYTCRNFSRAYLRHLIMAKEMLGCTLLTIHNLRFYLDLMKQARAHIEAGDFKSWSEAWIERYKAGESE from the coding sequence ATGAGCGAGCACTTTGAGTTGTTGAAAACGGATGAGCAGACGGACGCTCGCCGCGGTCGGTTGAAGACGTTGCATGGAACGATCGAGACGCCGATTTTCATGCCGGTGGGCACCCAGGCCACGGTGAAGGGGCTGACTCCGACGCAGATCCGTGAGGAGGTGGGCGCTCAGATCATTTTGGGAAACACCTACCATCTCAACCTGCGTCCGGGGTCGGAACTGATTCGCGAGGCGGGCGGGCTGCATCGCTTCATGGGCTGGGATGGACCGATCTTGACCGATAGCGGAGGGTTCCAGGCGTTTAGTTTGGCCAAGCTCAGCAAGCTTACGGACGAGGGCGTGGCGTTTCAGTCGCACCTCGATGGGGCGAAGGTGTTTTTGGGTCCCAAAGAGGTGATGTCCATCCAGGCCAATCTCGGCTCGGACATCGCCATGGTGATCGATGAATGTCCTCCGTATCCATGTCCCAAGGACGCGTGCGAGAAGGCCATCGAGCGCACCACGCGGTGGGCCAAGGCCTGTAAGCAGATAGCGTCCGACAACGGTTTTCTGGAGAGCGGTCACCACGTGTTCGCTATCGCTCAAGGCTCCGAATACGAAGACCTGCGTCGCCGCTCGGCGGAGGAGTTGGCGGAGCTGGATTTTCCCGGCTACGCCATCGGAGGGGTGAGCGTGGGCGAACCGGAACCGGAAATGATCAAGCAAGTGCGAGCGACGGCCCCGTTTCTGCCAGCCGACAAACCGCGCTACACCATGGGGCTGGGAACGCCGCCGCAAATGCTCAAGATGATCGCGGCGGGCGTGGACATGTTCGACTGCGTACTGCCCAGCCGGGTCGCTCGCAACGGAGCGTTTTTCACGCCGGATGGCATGATGACGGTACGCAATGCACGCTTCGCCAAGGATCTCGGCCCCTTGGTCGAAGGCATGGACAACTACACCTGCCGCAATTTCTCCCGGGCGTATCTGCGGCATCTGATCATGGCCAAGGAGATGCTCGGCTGCACGCTGCTGACGATCCACAATTTGCGCTTTTATCTCGATCTGATGAAGCAGGCTCGGGCTCACATCGAGGCGGGCGATTTCAAGAGCTGGAGCGAAGCGTGGATCGAGCGCTATAAAGCGGGCGAAAGCGAGTAG
- a CDS encoding MFS transporter has translation MNERLDSKLRTNMRLSVVEGLFAMPICFFALPGNFLLASLSTEALGLNEAVYGIIASLPAWANVAQLFALPWLSRRLSAKTICLSFSWIHIFCWTAIGYSLPKMAGDGPWHSPTLVVGLFAAGALAFALVNVSWTSWVQEWLPNRSRGKYLGRRNRMLQASTVGFLIAASAFLGYWRESPVFGFQMLIFASVAMRAVSIVLQVRILPTKCIVDERAVSLRDQFSSILANKPLMRFVMFGATFGFTANFFGPFFPVFFYKVLGMSVDEVARLVIVSTATGAISMPRWGAICDRFGCRPTLLLSLTVWMGVGYGYFLVTPDRVWVLYVVWAIGGMAGAGFLFGTFNMILKLIPVDGKTAAISFNLAASSLAAAVAPILGGLVFAWVDRTFADRLYSFHVISCIHHTLTLLTGTILLGVAEPKAATLTQAIGAMRPMRQIGGLLGVSFLANYSFFRRKEGDE, from the coding sequence ATGAATGAACGACTCGACTCGAAACTCCGTACCAATATGCGGCTGTCTGTGGTGGAGGGGCTCTTCGCCATGCCGATCTGCTTTTTCGCCCTGCCGGGAAACTTTCTTCTAGCCAGCCTTTCCACCGAAGCGCTCGGGTTGAACGAGGCGGTGTACGGGATCATCGCTTCGCTGCCTGCGTGGGCGAACGTGGCGCAGCTCTTCGCGTTGCCTTGGCTGTCTCGGCGCTTGTCGGCCAAGACGATCTGCTTATCCTTTTCCTGGATACACATCTTTTGTTGGACTGCGATCGGCTACAGCTTGCCGAAGATGGCGGGCGATGGGCCGTGGCATTCCCCGACACTGGTCGTTGGGCTTTTCGCGGCGGGAGCCTTGGCTTTCGCATTGGTGAACGTGAGCTGGACGTCGTGGGTGCAGGAGTGGCTGCCGAACCGCTCGAGGGGCAAATATCTAGGGCGACGAAATCGCATGCTGCAGGCGAGCACGGTCGGTTTTCTGATCGCCGCGTCGGCGTTTCTTGGATACTGGCGAGAGAGCCCTGTTTTCGGGTTTCAGATGCTGATTTTCGCAAGCGTGGCGATGCGGGCGGTTTCCATTGTATTGCAGGTGCGGATACTGCCAACCAAGTGCATCGTCGATGAGCGAGCGGTATCGTTGCGGGACCAGTTTTCCTCCATTCTAGCCAACAAGCCGCTGATGCGCTTCGTGATGTTCGGAGCGACCTTCGGTTTCACCGCGAATTTCTTCGGCCCGTTCTTCCCGGTCTTTTTCTACAAGGTGCTGGGAATGAGCGTAGATGAGGTGGCGAGGCTGGTGATCGTTTCCACCGCTACTGGGGCGATTTCCATGCCGCGCTGGGGTGCGATCTGCGATCGCTTCGGGTGCCGTCCGACTTTGCTGCTATCGTTGACGGTTTGGATGGGCGTTGGCTACGGCTATTTTCTGGTGACGCCTGATCGGGTGTGGGTGTTGTACGTCGTTTGGGCGATTGGTGGCATGGCCGGCGCTGGCTTTTTGTTCGGCACCTTCAATATGATCCTAAAGCTCATTCCCGTAGACGGAAAGACAGCGGCGATCAGTTTCAATCTGGCGGCCAGCTCGCTGGCGGCGGCGGTGGCCCCGATCCTGGGCGGACTGGTTTTCGCTTGGGTGGATCGAACGTTTGCCGATCGCTTGTACTCGTTTCACGTGATTTCCTGTATCCATCATACGCTTACGCTTCTGACTGGGACCATTCTGCTGGGCGTTGCGGAACCGAAGGCCGCGACCTTGACGCAGGCTATCGGGGCGATGCGACCGATGCGTCAGATCGGCGGTCTGCTCGGGGTGTCGTTTCTGGCCAACTACAGCTTTTTCCGCCGCAAGGAGGGGGACGAGTGA
- a CDS encoding SDR family oxidoreductase, giving the protein MRILVTGGAGFLGSHLCERLLSEGHEVICLDNLFTGRKRNIAHLLENPYFEFVRHDVIDSFKFEVDQIYNLACPASPPHYQYNAIKTIKTSVMGAINCLGLAKRVRARVFQASTSEVYGDPLVHPQPESYWGHVNPIGARSCYDEGKRCAETLFFDYHRQNGVDIRIVRIFNTYGPRMLPNDGRVVSNFIVQALKGEDITVYGDGSQTRSFCYYSDLIEGFIRLMNKDEVIGPINIGNPGEFTMLELAQEVLGLVDSKSKIVHLDLPSDDPKQRQPDISEAKAKLGWEPTVSLREGLKETIDYFRNEIQL; this is encoded by the coding sequence ATGAGAATACTCGTAACCGGAGGAGCCGGCTTCTTAGGGAGTCATTTGTGCGAACGCCTTTTGAGCGAAGGCCACGAAGTGATCTGCCTCGATAACCTCTTCACGGGGCGCAAGCGAAACATCGCCCACTTGCTCGAGAATCCGTATTTCGAATTCGTGCGGCACGACGTGATCGATTCCTTCAAGTTCGAAGTCGACCAGATCTACAATCTGGCGTGTCCGGCTTCGCCGCCGCACTACCAGTACAACGCCATCAAGACCATCAAGACCTCGGTCATGGGGGCCATCAACTGCCTGGGGCTGGCCAAGCGCGTGAGAGCCCGCGTGTTTCAGGCGTCAACCTCGGAGGTGTACGGCGACCCGCTGGTGCATCCCCAGCCGGAGAGCTACTGGGGGCACGTCAACCCCATCGGAGCGCGCTCCTGCTACGACGAAGGCAAGCGCTGCGCCGAAACCTTGTTTTTCGACTACCATCGCCAGAATGGCGTCGATATCCGCATCGTGCGCATCTTCAACACCTACGGACCGCGCATGCTGCCGAACGACGGTCGGGTCGTTTCCAATTTCATCGTGCAAGCCCTCAAAGGCGAGGACATCACCGTCTACGGCGACGGCTCGCAGACGCGCTCCTTCTGCTACTACAGCGATCTGATCGAAGGTTTCATACGTCTCATGAACAAGGACGAGGTCATCGGACCGATCAACATCGGCAATCCGGGCGAGTTCACCATGCTGGAGCTCGCGCAGGAGGTGCTCGGTTTGGTGGATTCGAAATCGAAGATCGTGCATCTTGATCTTCCCTCGGACGACCCGAAGCAGCGCCAGCCGGACATCTCCGAAGCCAAAGCCAAGCTCGGCTGGGAGCCGACGGTGTCTCTGCGCGAGGGGCTGAAGGAAACGATCGACTATTTTCGAAACGAAATTCAGCTCTGA